One Fibrobacter sp. UWR2 DNA segment encodes these proteins:
- a CDS encoding DUF4954 family protein: MQRLLKLKKVLKNSVLASLSESLKAAKANGGKFRALSGEEISALEKDGNRCEDWSRVLVDANFAPGRIRNSVFMGDVRLPAFYGTLLLPGDVSFPTGIYDSLVCNCIIENALVYKVGMLCNVLVRNSAVVQNVGSLVSSGKINYMIGSTIAVGNEMGARKVRVFPDITTDLVDVQLFHKGEPDVEAAFDEQLKLFREETALPFGVVGKGAVVSNTNIVRNSWIGSHARIEGASKIRNTVILSSLEESTHIYDSVIIENTNVQMGVKVHTGAEVQGSVLMSRVRVGSKAIVKSSIVAPCCHIEEGEVNSSYVGPLVQMHHHSLLIAALWPEGCGNIGYGANVGSNHTGRMPDQEIMPGQGMFFGLGVNIKFPANYRESPFTLVASGVTTLPQRLKFPFSLIRPGDPQLMGVPAKLNELVPAWNYTRNAYAMDRNLFKYSQRGKGCVPASFFSIFNPDTVRQVYDAYNRLQVGQVRDVYTKEHIDGLGENFMRERVRQGALTAYGEYLERYVLDLLITLVEADDSLLKQTPRELRKLLTGDLNREIARVVPLPETLDELVKRFRILEKNWFENVFHGLDKDNERGRAIFDDYDDAHPVDTAFLEWEKGRFEETVKRLSNVLKNIG; this comes from the coding sequence GCCCTCTCCGGAGAAGAAATCTCCGCCCTGGAGAAGGACGGCAACCGTTGTGAGGACTGGAGCCGTGTGCTGGTTGATGCGAACTTCGCCCCCGGCCGCATTCGCAATTCCGTGTTTATGGGCGATGTTCGCCTGCCTGCGTTCTATGGGACGCTCCTGCTGCCGGGCGATGTCTCGTTCCCGACAGGCATTTACGATAGCCTCGTGTGCAACTGCATTATCGAGAATGCTCTTGTGTACAAGGTCGGCATGCTCTGCAACGTGCTGGTGCGCAATAGCGCCGTGGTGCAGAATGTTGGGTCGCTGGTCAGCAGCGGCAAGATCAACTATATGATAGGCTCCACCATCGCGGTGGGTAACGAGATGGGGGCACGCAAGGTGCGCGTGTTCCCGGACATTACCACCGATCTCGTGGATGTCCAGCTGTTCCACAAGGGCGAACCCGACGTGGAGGCCGCGTTCGACGAGCAGTTGAAGCTGTTCCGCGAAGAGACTGCGCTGCCGTTTGGCGTGGTAGGCAAGGGTGCTGTCGTTTCGAACACTAATATTGTTCGCAACAGCTGGATTGGTTCGCATGCGCGCATTGAGGGGGCATCCAAGATTCGTAATACGGTTATCCTGAGTTCGCTCGAAGAATCTACGCACATTTACGATTCCGTTATTATCGAAAACACCAACGTGCAGATGGGCGTGAAGGTGCATACCGGCGCCGAGGTGCAGGGCAGTGTGCTCATGAGCCGCGTGCGCGTAGGGAGCAAGGCGATTGTCAAGTCTTCTATTGTTGCACCGTGCTGCCACATTGAAGAGGGCGAGGTAAACAGTTCTTACGTGGGCCCGCTGGTGCAGATGCACCACCATTCGCTTTTGATTGCGGCGCTCTGGCCCGAAGGCTGTGGCAACATTGGCTACGGCGCAAACGTGGGCAGCAACCACACCGGCCGCATGCCCGATCAGGAGATTATGCCTGGCCAGGGAATGTTCTTTGGCCTTGGCGTGAACATCAAGTTCCCGGCGAACTACCGCGAGTCCCCGTTCACGCTTGTTGCAAGCGGCGTGACCACATTGCCGCAGCGCCTCAAGTTCCCCTTCTCGCTTATACGTCCGGGTGACCCGCAGCTTATGGGAGTGCCTGCAAAGCTCAACGAGCTCGTGCCCGCATGGAACTATACGCGCAACGCCTATGCGATGGACCGCAACCTGTTCAAGTATTCCCAGCGCGGTAAGGGCTGTGTGCCAGCATCGTTCTTTAGCATATTCAACCCCGATACTGTGCGCCAGGTATACGATGCGTACAATCGCCTGCAGGTTGGCCAGGTGCGCGACGTGTACACCAAGGAACATATCGACGGTCTGGGCGAGAACTTTATGCGCGAACGCGTGCGCCAGGGTGCGCTCACCGCTTACGGCGAGTACCTGGAACGTTATGTGCTCGATTTGCTGATTACCCTCGTTGAAGCCGATGATTCCTTGCTCAAGCAAACGCCGCGCGAACTGCGCAAACTTCTGACTGGCGACTTGAACCGTGAAATCGCGCGCGTGGTGCCGCTCCCCGAGACGCTTGATGAACTCGTGAAGCGCTTCCGCATCCTCGAGAAGAACTGGTTCGAGAACGTATTCCATGGGCTCGACAAGGATAACGAGCGCGGTCGAGCTATCTTCGATGATTACGATGATGCGCATCCGGTCGATACGGCGTTCCTGGAATGGGAAAAGGGTCGCTTCGAGGAGACTGTCAAGCGCCTCTCGAACGTGCTCAAGAACATCGGGTAA
- a CDS encoding M48 family metalloprotease produces the protein MIELREARAVQQRVSVFTLMRLLPLINDFVPLPENREPPALGRFVEMHEQGHKVLHHALLRNLVKVAFALVAIWFLAALMIRWQMLFWEAVLWLHVVAIPFRIFFHFYCWNQEYEADRYALEKTDKKLAKNNLRELIRCEYPHTPLFALIYREHPTAVLRKERLLNR, from the coding sequence GTGATTGAACTGCGCGAGGCCCGTGCTGTGCAGCAACGTGTAAGCGTTTTTACCTTGATGCGCTTGCTCCCGCTTATAAACGACTTTGTGCCGCTGCCGGAAAACCGCGAGCCACCCGCGCTTGGCAGGTTTGTGGAGATGCATGAACAAGGCCACAAGGTGTTGCACCATGCATTGCTCCGGAACTTGGTGAAGGTCGCCTTCGCGCTTGTCGCCATCTGGTTTTTGGCCGCGCTGATGATCCGCTGGCAGATGTTGTTCTGGGAGGCGGTGTTGTGGCTGCATGTTGTCGCAATTCCGTTCCGCATATTCTTCCATTTCTACTGCTGGAATCAGGAATATGAAGCTGACCGCTATGCGTTAGAAAAGACGGACAAGAAGCTTGCGAAAAATAACCTGCGGGAACTGATTCGCTGCGAATACCCGCACACGCCGCTCTTTGCGCTTATCTACAGGGAGCACCCGACGGCGGTACTCCGCAAGGAACGCTTGCTGAATAGATAA